Proteins encoded by one window of Lutibacter sp. A64:
- a CDS encoding TrmH family RNA methyltransferase, with protein sequence MVDEKYIEYLEQFVTEKRRNLFEKVLSERTRHFTVAIEDIFQPHNASAVVRTCDIFGIQDMHVIENKYKFYASRLVAKGAQKWIDFSMYNQKNTNNTLDCISALKEKGYKIIATTPHNESCLLQDFDILEKAAFFFGVEKEGLSKDVMDNADGYLKIPMVGFTESLNISVAAAIILQNMNQKLKASTIDWQLTEIEKREKYQDWLEKSIKSIRKIKEVYFNENKL encoded by the coding sequence ATGGTAGATGAGAAGTATATTGAATATTTAGAGCAATTTGTTACTGAAAAAAGAAGAAACCTATTTGAAAAGGTGTTAAGCGAACGTACAAGACATTTTACGGTTGCAATTGAAGATATTTTTCAACCTCATAATGCGAGTGCTGTTGTAAGAACTTGTGATATTTTTGGAATTCAAGATATGCATGTAATTGAGAATAAATATAAATTTTATGCATCTAGATTGGTTGCAAAAGGAGCTCAGAAATGGATTGACTTTTCGATGTATAATCAAAAAAACACCAATAATACACTAGATTGTATTTCGGCTTTAAAAGAAAAAGGCTATAAAATAATTGCAACTACACCACATAATGAATCTTGTTTATTGCAAGATTTTGATATTTTAGAAAAAGCAGCGTTCTTTTTTGGAGTTGAAAAAGAAGGACTTTCTAAAGATGTGATGGATAATGCAGATGGTTATTTAAAAATACCAATGGTTGGTTTTACAGAGAGTTTAAATATCTCTGTTGCTGCTGCAATTATTCTTCAAAATATGAATCAGAAATTAAAAGCCTCAACTATTGATTGGCAACTAACAGAAATTGAGAAAAGAGAAAAATATCAAGATTGGTTAGAGAAATCCATTAAAAGTATTAGAAAAATAAAGGAAGTATATTTTAATGAAAATAAACTTTAA
- a CDS encoding DUF5074 domain-containing protein has product MKLKLIFSITLFTLVFMSCSEDNSLFSPKILVQKTNYQLDFEEAIVLNPEIENLTETTINWFLNDEIVSTEPTYTFLSNSIGENELKLVVENSAGKETLIYNIRVFGKYAEGVFIVSASSENDNGTVGFLKDSIFTSKVFQLENPDKTLGTDLISGQISDNKLYFVSQSGANYITVTNAETLKLEETISTSEARNPAYISLVDNDKAYILSAYSNTRLLYNVDFTNAAIQNKIDGISDVPAIQSAVLAIENKLLIADGNSVKEFDTTTESVNEILTFSDNVSGIVTDPNNNIWIATEGRNEEATFVKLNADLSIAETVKLGTDVKLYRNGMLTSANSKYFYWQETSTGNIHRFDSENKTQELFITPFNYNLFFTTALKIHPKTGDIYLAGVTDFFDMSNSVMLIFNEEGEELNKFENIGTAPTDFVFNYKELYQ; this is encoded by the coding sequence ATGAAACTTAAATTAATTTTCAGTATAACGCTGTTTACACTTGTTTTTATGTCTTGTTCTGAAGACAATTCGCTATTTTCCCCAAAAATTTTAGTTCAAAAAACAAATTACCAATTAGATTTTGAAGAAGCAATAGTATTGAACCCTGAAATAGAAAATTTAACAGAAACTACTATAAATTGGTTTCTAAATGATGAAATTGTATCAACTGAACCAACATATACTTTCTTATCAAATTCAATTGGTGAAAACGAATTAAAATTAGTTGTTGAAAATTCAGCAGGTAAAGAAACCTTAATATATAACATCCGTGTTTTTGGAAAATATGCCGAAGGTGTTTTTATTGTTTCTGCTTCTTCTGAAAATGATAATGGAACTGTTGGATTCTTAAAAGATTCAATATTTACATCTAAAGTTTTTCAACTAGAAAATCCAGATAAAACATTAGGAACCGATTTAATTAGTGGACAAATTTCAGATAATAAACTTTACTTCGTTTCACAAAGTGGTGCTAACTATATAACTGTTACAAATGCTGAAACTTTAAAACTTGAAGAAACTATTTCTACTTCTGAAGCTAGAAATCCAGCATATATTTCACTAGTAGATAATGATAAAGCATATATTTTAAGCGCTTACAGTAATACCAGATTACTTTATAATGTAGATTTTACAAATGCTGCAATTCAAAATAAAATAGATGGTATTTCAGATGTTCCTGCTATACAATCGGCTGTTTTAGCTATAGAAAATAAATTACTTATTGCTGATGGAAATTCAGTAAAAGAATTTGATACAACTACTGAGTCTGTAAATGAAATACTTACATTTTCAGATAATGTTTCAGGAATTGTTACCGATCCAAATAACAATATTTGGATTGCTACAGAAGGTAGAAATGAAGAAGCTACATTTGTAAAATTAAACGCTGATTTATCTATTGCAGAAACCGTAAAATTAGGTACTGATGTAAAATTATATCGTAATGGAATGTTGACTTCAGCTAATTCAAAATATTTTTATTGGCAAGAAACTTCAACAGGAAACATTCATCGTTTTGATAGCGAAAATAAAACTCAAGAATTATTTATAACACCATTTAATTACAACCTGTTTTTTACTACAGCTCTTAAAATTCATCCTAAAACTGGAGACATTTATTTAGCCGGTGTAACAGACTTTTTTGATATGAGTAATAGTGTAATGCTAATTTTTAATGAAGAAGGCGAAGAATTAAATAAGTTTGAGAACATAGGAACTGCTCCTACTGACTTTGTTTTTAATTATAAAGAATTATATCAATAA
- a CDS encoding alanine dehydrogenase: MGKQITSPFSKHELIPLEETLEISKQKGELVVGIPKETHYQEKRVCLTPDAVAALTNQGHKFIIETGAGDGANFSDKEYSEAGAKISYDIKEVFGCHIILKVEPPSLEEIKLINPQSIIFSALQLKTQSKKYFEALASKRITAIAFDYIRDEHGIYSVVKSLSEIAGTASILIAAEIMSNDKEGNGLLLGNINGVPPTEVVILGAGTVAEFAARSAIGLGANVKVFDNSITKLRTIQHNLGRPIYTSTIQPKTLQKALMRCDIAIGAIRGNSRCPVIVTEEMVEQMKTGAVIVDVSIDRGGCFETSEVTTHKNPIIEKYGVSHYCVPNIPSRYSRTASVSISNIFTPYLSNIAEEGGFENAVRYDKSLQKGMYFYHGILTNKSVADWFNIPFRDVNLLFL, translated from the coding sequence ATGGGTAAACAAATTACTTCACCATTTAGTAAGCACGAATTAATTCCTTTAGAGGAAACTTTAGAAATTTCAAAACAAAAAGGCGAACTTGTTGTTGGAATCCCTAAAGAAACACACTACCAAGAAAAACGTGTTTGCTTAACGCCAGATGCAGTTGCAGCATTAACCAACCAAGGGCATAAATTTATTATTGAAACAGGCGCTGGTGATGGTGCTAATTTTTCTGATAAAGAATATTCTGAAGCTGGCGCTAAAATATCATACGATATTAAAGAAGTTTTTGGATGCCATATTATTTTAAAAGTAGAACCACCATCCTTAGAGGAAATTAAATTAATTAACCCGCAAAGCATTATATTTTCTGCATTACAACTTAAAACGCAATCTAAAAAATATTTTGAAGCCTTAGCTAGTAAACGCATTACAGCTATTGCATTTGACTATATTAGAGATGAACATGGTATTTATTCAGTTGTAAAATCTTTAAGTGAAATTGCAGGTACCGCCTCAATTTTAATTGCTGCGGAAATAATGAGTAACGATAAAGAAGGTAACGGATTACTATTAGGAAATATTAATGGAGTCCCTCCTACCGAAGTGGTTATTTTAGGTGCAGGAACAGTTGCTGAATTTGCAGCTCGTTCGGCCATTGGTTTAGGAGCAAATGTAAAAGTTTTTGATAATTCAATAACAAAATTAAGAACAATTCAACACAATTTAGGTAGACCCATTTACACATCAACTATACAACCTAAAACACTTCAAAAAGCTTTAATGCGTTGCGATATAGCTATTGGTGCCATTAGAGGTAATTCTCGTTGCCCTGTAATTGTTACAGAAGAAATGGTTGAACAAATGAAAACGGGTGCTGTTATTGTTGATGTTAGTATAGATCGTGGAGGTTGTTTTGAAACTTCTGAAGTTACTACACATAAAAATCCAATTATAGAAAAATATGGGGTTTCTCATTATTGTGTTCCAAATATCCCTTCTAGATACTCAAGAACTGCTTCAGTATCAATAAGTAACATTTTTACACCTTACCTTTCTAATATTGCTGAAGAAGGTGGATTTGAAAATGCTGTTAGATATGACAAAAGTTTACAAAAAGGTATGTATTTTTACCACGGAATCTTAACTAACAAATCTGTTGCAGATTGGTTTAATATTCCTTTTAGAGATGTAAATTTATTATTTTTATAA
- the tsaE gene encoding tRNA (adenosine(37)-N6)-threonylcarbamoyltransferase complex ATPase subunit type 1 TsaE — protein sequence MIKNYTLEQLPKIAEEVLKFSKNKILLFYGDMGVGKTTLIKEIVKKLGVLDTVSSPTFSLVNEYHTLKNEKVYHFDFYRIEEEEEAMDMGIEEYFYSNNWCLVEWPNKVENLLPLNSVIIKITTSKKQLRTIEVINNG from the coding sequence ATGATAAAAAATTACACACTAGAACAACTTCCAAAAATTGCTGAAGAAGTTCTTAAATTTTCAAAAAATAAAATTCTCCTTTTTTATGGTGATATGGGAGTTGGAAAAACTACTCTTATAAAAGAAATTGTTAAAAAATTAGGTGTTTTAGATACCGTAAGCTCCCCTACTTTTTCCTTAGTAAACGAATACCATACTTTAAAAAACGAAAAAGTTTATCATTTCGATTTTTATAGAATTGAAGAAGAAGAAGAAGCTATGGATATGGGAATTGAAGAATATTTTTACAGTAATAATTGGTGTTTAGTAGAATGGCCAAATAAAGTAGAAAATTTACTACCTTTAAACTCGGTAATAATTAAAATTACCACATCAAAAAAACAACTACGAACTATAGAAGTTATAAATAATGGGTAA
- a CDS encoding bifunctional response regulator/alkaline phosphatase family protein: MSEISILWVDDEIDLLKPHILFLEKKGYAVTKCNNGADAIDLCEENNYDIVFLDENMPGLSGLETLTEIKSKRANLPIVMITKSEEEYIMEDAIGNKIADYLIKPVNPNQILLSLKKNLDLSRLVSEKTTSNYQQEFRKIAMDLAMVNSYEEWITVYKKLVYWELELENINDSGMVEILESQKQEANSLFFKFIKKNYKDWINNAEEAPILSNTLFKKIIIPEVKNSKGTLLVVIDNLRYDQFNIIEKTINKYYKKQQEIPYLSILPTATQYARNAIFSGLMPLEMEQKHPDLWKNDTDEGGKNLHEKEFLEAQLKRLRETIKFEYYKITNLKSGKHLADNFNTLKENDLTVIVYNFVDMISHAKTEMEVIKELASDDKAYRSLTNSWFLNSPLLDMIQKAQKLGLKLIITTDHGTINSKAPSKVIGDKNISSNLRYKTGKSLSYENKEVYAVKNPKDILLPSLSLNSSFIFAKEDYFFAYPNNYNHFVKYYRNTYQHGGISLEEMIIPCAIFVPK; the protein is encoded by the coding sequence ATGAGTGAAATAAGTATTTTATGGGTAGATGATGAAATTGATTTACTAAAACCACACATTCTATTCTTAGAAAAAAAAGGATATGCGGTTACAAAGTGTAATAATGGTGCTGATGCCATTGATTTATGTGAAGAAAATAATTACGATATTGTTTTTTTAGATGAAAACATGCCTGGTTTAAGTGGGCTAGAAACTTTAACTGAAATTAAAAGCAAACGTGCCAATCTTCCAATAGTAATGATTACTAAAAGTGAAGAAGAATATATTATGGAAGATGCCATTGGTAATAAAATTGCAGATTACTTAATAAAACCCGTAAATCCAAATCAAATTTTACTAAGCCTTAAAAAGAATTTAGACCTTTCTCGCTTGGTTTCAGAAAAAACAACTTCTAATTATCAGCAGGAATTTAGAAAAATTGCAATGGATTTGGCAATGGTAAATTCTTATGAAGAATGGATTACTGTTTATAAAAAATTAGTTTATTGGGAGCTAGAATTAGAAAATATTAATGATTCTGGAATGGTTGAAATTCTAGAAAGTCAGAAGCAAGAAGCAAATTCTTTATTTTTTAAATTTATCAAAAAAAATTATAAAGATTGGATTAATAATGCCGAAGAAGCTCCAATCTTATCAAATACCTTATTTAAAAAAATAATAATTCCTGAAGTTAAAAACTCAAAAGGAACACTGCTAGTTGTAATTGATAATTTACGTTACGACCAATTTAATATTATTGAAAAAACAATTAATAAATACTACAAAAAACAACAAGAAATACCTTATTTAAGTATTTTACCTACAGCTACACAATATGCTAGAAATGCTATTTTCTCTGGCTTAATGCCTTTAGAAATGGAGCAAAAACATCCAGATTTATGGAAAAACGACACAGATGAAGGCGGTAAAAATTTACACGAAAAAGAGTTTTTAGAAGCACAATTAAAACGACTTAGAGAAACTATTAAATTTGAATATTATAAAATAACCAATTTAAAGTCTGGTAAACATTTAGCAGATAATTTTAACACTTTAAAAGAAAATGATTTAACTGTTATTGTCTATAATTTTGTTGATATGATCTCTCATGCCAAAACAGAAATGGAAGTTATTAAAGAATTAGCTAGTGACGATAAAGCCTATAGATCTTTAACAAATAGCTGGTTCTTAAACTCTCCGTTGTTAGATATGATTCAAAAAGCACAAAAATTAGGATTAAAATTAATTATTACTACAGACCACGGTACCATAAATTCTAAAGCTCCTTCAAAAGTAATTGGCGATAAAAATATTAGTTCAAATTTAAGGTATAAAACAGGCAAAAGTCTTTCTTACGAAAACAAAGAAGTATACGCAGTTAAAAATCCGAAAGACATTTTATTACCTTCTTTAAGTTTAAATAGTTCATTTATTTTTGCAAAAGAAGATTACTTTTTTGCATATCCAAACAATTACAATCATTTTGTAAAATATTACAGAAATACCTACCAACATGGTGGAATTTCTTTAGAGGAAATGATAATTCCTTGTGCTATATTTGTACCGAAATAA
- a CDS encoding HD domain-containing protein, producing MNEKNTNKLKILNDPIYGFITIPNALIYDLIEHPYFQRLRRISQMGMSYLVYPGAHHTRFHHALGCMHLMQKTVHILKFKGVEISDEEANALYIAILLHDIGHGPFSHALEKSIATGINHETISLKFMEALNVDFKGKLSLAITIFKGDYHRKFLYQLIASQLDMDRLDYLKRDSFYTGVSEGNINSERLITMLNVIDDELVVEEKGIYSVEKFIVARRLMYWQVYLHKTGLGAEKQLERVLMRAKELVLNGAKLPASKAFNYFLTNQIDEANFTTNTLKIFAKLDNYDVLASIKEWISNDDFILSKLSESLINRILPKVVLQNKPFRKEEVQRVKDLVKNNFNLSNKEVNYLVYNGKICNQAYDSTKNTIKLLFKNGDVKDVVEVSDHFNIQALSKPVNKYYLCYPKK from the coding sequence TTGAACGAAAAAAACACGAACAAACTTAAAATATTAAACGATCCAATTTACGGTTTTATTACGATTCCGAATGCTTTAATATACGATTTAATAGAACATCCTTATTTTCAGCGCTTAAGAAGAATATCTCAAATGGGGATGTCTTATTTAGTATATCCTGGTGCACATCATACACGGTTTCATCATGCTTTGGGTTGTATGCATTTAATGCAAAAAACGGTCCATATTTTAAAATTTAAAGGTGTAGAAATTTCAGATGAAGAGGCAAATGCACTTTACATAGCTATTTTATTACATGATATTGGACACGGACCTTTTTCACATGCCTTAGAAAAAAGTATTGCTACAGGTATAAATCATGAAACAATTTCATTAAAATTTATGGAAGCGTTAAATGTCGATTTTAAAGGTAAATTAAGTTTAGCTATAACTATTTTTAAAGGAGATTATCATCGTAAATTTTTATATCAATTAATTGCAAGTCAGTTAGATATGGATCGGTTAGATTATTTAAAAAGAGATAGTTTTTATACGGGTGTTTCTGAAGGAAATATAAATTCTGAACGATTAATAACCATGTTAAATGTAATAGATGATGAATTAGTTGTTGAAGAAAAAGGTATTTATTCTGTAGAAAAATTTATTGTTGCAAGACGTTTAATGTATTGGCAAGTTTATTTGCATAAAACAGGCTTAGGAGCTGAAAAACAGTTAGAAAGAGTGTTAATGCGTGCAAAAGAATTAGTGTTAAACGGAGCTAAATTACCTGCTAGTAAAGCATTTAATTACTTTTTAACCAACCAAATAGATGAAGCTAATTTTACTACAAATACATTAAAAATATTTGCCAAATTAGATAATTATGATGTTTTGGCTTCTATAAAAGAATGGATTTCTAACGATGATTTTATTCTTTCTAAACTCTCAGAAAGTTTAATTAATAGAATACTACCTAAAGTTGTATTGCAAAATAAACCCTTTAGAAAAGAAGAAGTTCAACGTGTTAAAGATCTTGTAAAAAATAATTTTAATCTAAGCAATAAAGAAGTTAATTATTTAGTTTATAATGGTAAAATTTGTAATCAGGCATACGATTCAACTAAAAATACAATAAAATTATTATTTAAAAATGGAGATGTTAAAGATGTTGTTGAAGTATCAGATCACTTTAATATTCAGGCACTTTCTAAACCTGTAAATAAGTATTATTTGTGTTATCCTAAGAAATAG
- the lpxD gene encoding UDP-3-O-(3-hydroxymyristoyl)glucosamine N-acyltransferase, with protein sequence MKFTASQIAEILGGEIYGNADVEVFKLSKIEEGEKGSLTFLSNPKYTPFIYSTKASIAIVGKDFIPEKEFETTLVKVDDAYQSFALLLEYYNQAKPQKTGIEQPSYVSDNTEIPEDIYIGAFAYIGENVTIGTNVKIYPNVYIGDNVKIGDNVIFFSGAKIYSETEIGNNCVINSGAIIGADGFGFAPDKEGVYGKIPQIGNVIIEDNVDIGAATTIDRATMGSTIIRSGVKLDNQIQVAHNVEIGKNTVIAAQCGIAGSSKIGENCMFGGQVGVAGHLTIGNNVKIQAQSGISKNIKDGETIQGTPAFGYSDFNKSYVYFKKLPELVATIDSLEKRVKALKEKYEY encoded by the coding sequence ATGAAATTTACAGCAAGTCAAATAGCAGAAATTTTAGGAGGTGAGATTTATGGCAATGCAGATGTTGAAGTATTTAAACTTTCTAAAATTGAAGAAGGGGAAAAGGGCTCTTTAACTTTTTTATCGAATCCAAAGTATACCCCATTTATATACTCAACAAAAGCATCAATTGCTATAGTTGGGAAAGATTTTATTCCTGAAAAGGAATTTGAAACTACACTTGTAAAGGTTGATGATGCATATCAATCTTTTGCATTATTATTAGAGTATTACAACCAGGCAAAACCTCAAAAAACAGGTATTGAACAGCCTTCGTATGTTAGTGATAACACCGAGATTCCAGAAGATATTTATATTGGAGCATTTGCTTATATAGGTGAAAATGTAACTATTGGAACAAACGTAAAAATTTATCCAAATGTATATATTGGAGACAATGTTAAGATTGGTGATAATGTAATATTTTTCTCTGGCGCAAAAATATATTCTGAAACAGAAATAGGGAATAACTGTGTTATAAACTCAGGAGCTATTATTGGAGCAGACGGTTTTGGTTTTGCACCTGATAAAGAAGGTGTTTATGGAAAAATACCTCAAATAGGAAATGTAATTATAGAAGATAATGTTGATATAGGTGCAGCAACCACAATTGATAGAGCAACTATGGGATCAACTATTATTAGAAGTGGTGTAAAGTTAGACAACCAAATTCAAGTTGCACACAATGTAGAAATAGGTAAAAATACCGTTATTGCAGCTCAATGTGGTATAGCGGGATCTTCTAAAATTGGTGAAAATTGTATGTTTGGAGGACAAGTAGGTGTTGCAGGACATTTAACCATTGGTAATAATGTAAAAATACAAGCACAATCTGGTATAAGTAAAAACATTAAAGATGGTGAAACTATACAAGGTACACCTGCATTTGGATACTCCGATTTTAATAAATCGTATGTGTATTTTAAAAAATTACCCGAACTTGTGGCAACTATTGATAGTTTAGAAAAAAGAGTAAAAGCTTTAAAAGAAAAATATGAGTACTAA